A window of the Flavobacterium sangjuense genome harbors these coding sequences:
- a CDS encoding peptidase associated/transthyretin-like domain-containing protein: MKKIKILLGALLIIFAFVTCDLSENNGNFTDNFSEKFGNVVARSFTGQIVDINNHPIQNATVKIGSSTVQTDVNGVFIINSADVFEKFAYVTAKKSGYLDGSRSLVPTAGRNNVKIMLLTDTPLQTVQSGVESEVSLPSGTKVNFDGVFTDENGATYTGNVQVSMFHLTSSDENLNNLMPGMLYAENNNGNEVILKTFGMLNVTLRGSAGQKLNIANGYTADITIRIDDSQLASAPITIPLWYFDEVRGYWKQDGVATKVGNNYVGTVSHFSWWNCDAQFPTVRLTTTVVDSNGNPLTNVSVGLLPNGFTYTAYGNTNGSGQVSGLVPANTTMTVSVLDICGNSIYTGTIGPFTSDTILPNIVITSAMATPTVVQGTLLKCDSTNVTNGYVLMQYGATQSIAAVTGGTFSFSTVVCPSDNTFTLQGFDYDNLQTTGTINYTFTSPITNIGVLTACNTITQFISYQVDSNPPVFLLTGLHSGTTPPGGTGAQLYITSTNYFYLSGTTHVPGVYPSTAFQMSSEGIGISSSMPNTLQYNLSSFGAVGQYVDMTVNGTFSNSTGVHTLTVIAHVLRDY, translated from the coding sequence ATGAAAAAAATCAAGATTCTTTTAGGAGCATTGCTTATTATTTTTGCTTTTGTCACTTGTGATTTAAGTGAAAATAACGGAAATTTCACAGATAATTTTTCTGAAAAATTTGGCAATGTGGTTGCCCGTAGTTTTACAGGACAAATAGTCGACATTAACAATCATCCAATACAAAACGCAACTGTAAAAATAGGTTCATCTACAGTACAAACAGATGTCAATGGTGTTTTTATCATCAATAGCGCAGATGTTTTTGAAAAGTTTGCTTACGTCACAGCTAAAAAATCAGGATATCTTGATGGTTCACGCTCTTTAGTGCCAACTGCAGGAAGAAACAATGTAAAAATAATGCTGCTGACTGATACGCCTTTGCAAACTGTCCAATCAGGTGTTGAAAGTGAAGTGTCACTTCCTTCAGGCACAAAAGTAAATTTTGATGGTGTTTTTACAGATGAAAATGGAGCAACTTATACTGGTAATGTTCAGGTTTCAATGTTTCATCTAACATCTTCTGATGAAAACTTAAACAACTTAATGCCCGGAATGTTATATGCTGAAAACAACAACGGTAATGAAGTCATACTTAAAACCTTTGGAATGTTAAACGTAACATTGCGAGGTTCAGCGGGACAAAAGTTAAATATTGCCAATGGCTACACTGCCGACATAACAATCCGAATAGATGACAGCCAATTGGCAAGCGCACCAATCACAATTCCGTTATGGTATTTTGACGAAGTTAGAGGTTATTGGAAACAAGATGGAGTTGCCACGAAGGTTGGAAATAATTATGTTGGAACCGTTTCACATTTCTCCTGGTGGAATTGTGATGCACAGTTTCCAACTGTTAGATTAACTACTACTGTTGTAGATTCTAACGGTAATCCGTTAACTAATGTTAGTGTTGGGCTTTTGCCGAATGGCTTTACTTATACTGCATATGGGAATACTAATGGTAGCGGGCAAGTTTCAGGCTTAGTTCCAGCAAACACGACAATGACTGTATCGGTTTTGGATATTTGTGGAAATAGTATTTATACAGGAACAATAGGCCCATTTACAAGCGATACTATTTTACCCAATATTGTTATAACTTCTGCAATGGCTACACCAACTGTAGTTCAAGGGACTTTATTAAAATGTGACAGTACCAATGTAACTAATGGCTATGTTTTAATGCAGTATGGTGCAACTCAAAGTATAGCAGCAGTTACGGGCGGAACGTTTAGTTTTAGCACAGTGGTTTGTCCAAGTGATAATACATTTACTTTGCAGGGTTTTGATTATGATAATCTGCAAACAACCGGAACAATCAATTACACATTTACATCTCCGATAACAAATATTGGTGTGCTGACAGCATGTAATACTATAACTCAATTTATTTCGTATCAGGTAGATTCTAATCCGCCGGTTTTCCTATTAACTGGTTTGCATTCAGGAACTACTCCGCCAGGCGGAACAGGCGCTCAATTATACATTACATCCACAAACTATTTTTACCTTAGTGGAACAACACATGTTCCCGGGGTTTATCCTTCAACTGCGTTTCAAATGAGTTCTGAGGGTATTGGAATCAGTAGCTCTATGCCAAATACGCTTCAATATAATCTAAGTAGTTTTGGCGCAGTTGGCCAATATGTTGATATGACTGTTAATGGAACTTTTTCTAACAGTACAGGTGTGCATACCTTGACGGTCATTGCACATGTCCTAAGAGATTATTAA
- a CDS encoding 4a-hydroxytetrahydrobiopterin dehydratase, whose translation MSLLTTQLLEEALAHVPGWVYADKSIEKQFVFTDFTEAMAVMNKIAVIAEEMNHHPEWSNVYNKLEIRLSTHDSNGVTTKDIRLAHAIEIIVKEIRNPEPILLNNN comes from the coding sequence ATGTCACTTTTAACCACACAACTCCTTGAAGAAGCTTTAGCCCATGTGCCAGGATGGGTTTATGCCGACAAATCGATTGAAAAACAATTTGTTTTTACTGATTTTACTGAAGCTATGGCTGTGATGAACAAAATTGCAGTTATAGCCGAAGAAATGAACCATCATCCGGAATGGTCCAACGTATACAATAAATTAGAGATTCGTTTGTCAACTCATGACAGCAACGGAGTAACAACTAAAGACATTCGCCTGGCGCATGCTATAGAGATTATCGTGAAGGAGATTCGAAATCCGGAACCTATTCTTTTAAATAACAATTAA
- a CDS encoding protein-disulfide reductase DsbD family protein: MKKVLFFLFSFLALANLNAQIVKPVKWTSKVEKISDSEFNLVMEGKIDNDWHVYSQFTPADGPLPAEFDFKEAKGNYELVGKVKESPYKKQFNDVFGVDEYYFEKNVTFTQKVKIINAKLTSIKAKIDYQVCKTACINDNMSFTFQLPNTTDQLPEEIATNISETDTASSSQFTVSEPTKPEAKTVVEAPKKEAQRGLWTIFFLAFLGGFAALLTPCVFPMIPMTVSFFTKQSKNPGQGKRNAILYGISIIAIYVVLGLAITGIFGADALNALSTNPWFNVFFFLLLVVFAVSFLGAFEIMLPNSWANKVDRQADRGGVIGILFMALALAIVSFSCTGPIVGTLLVESASKGGIAPIIGMLGFSSALALPFMLFAMFPSWMHSLPKSGGWLNTVKVSLGFLELALAFKFLSNADLVLQLHLLEREVFLAIWIAIFGIWALYLLGKITTPHDSPITHISVGRLSLGLLVLAFTIYMIPGLFGAPLKLISAFPPPQTYSESPTGFFGNSTTSSKEGLPNGAEVGPHGLTVFTDYETGLAYAKSINKPVMLDFTGYACVNCRKMENNVWSDEKVLNVLKNDVVLISLYVDDKRELPKSEQTVSKETGNEITTIGDKWTEFIITRYQTNTQPFYVLIDLNEEKLNPPISYTPNVDEYIKWLKDGISKFKQ, encoded by the coding sequence ATGAAGAAAGTACTATTTTTTCTTTTTAGTTTTTTGGCTTTAGCCAACTTAAATGCGCAAATTGTAAAGCCGGTAAAATGGACTTCCAAAGTTGAAAAAATTTCTGATTCCGAATTCAATTTGGTGATGGAAGGAAAGATTGACAACGATTGGCATGTATATTCTCAATTCACGCCAGCCGATGGACCATTGCCAGCCGAATTTGATTTTAAAGAGGCAAAAGGAAACTATGAATTGGTTGGAAAAGTTAAAGAAAGCCCATATAAAAAACAGTTTAATGATGTTTTTGGTGTAGACGAATATTACTTTGAAAAGAATGTAACCTTTACGCAAAAAGTAAAAATCATTAACGCGAAGCTGACTTCTATAAAAGCCAAAATTGATTACCAGGTTTGCAAAACTGCTTGTATCAATGATAATATGAGTTTTACGTTTCAGTTGCCAAATACAACAGACCAACTTCCCGAAGAAATAGCAACTAACATTTCAGAAACAGATACAGCGAGTTCATCACAATTTACGGTTAGTGAACCTACAAAACCAGAAGCAAAAACAGTTGTTGAAGCTCCGAAAAAAGAAGCACAAAGAGGTTTGTGGACAATCTTCTTCCTGGCTTTTCTTGGAGGTTTTGCGGCCTTGCTTACACCTTGTGTTTTTCCAATGATTCCAATGACGGTAAGCTTTTTTACCAAACAAAGTAAAAATCCCGGGCAGGGAAAACGAAATGCTATTCTTTACGGAATTTCAATCATTGCAATTTACGTGGTTTTAGGATTAGCAATCACTGGAATTTTTGGTGCTGATGCTCTTAATGCCTTGTCAACAAACCCTTGGTTCAATGTGTTTTTCTTTTTGCTTTTAGTAGTCTTTGCAGTTTCTTTCCTTGGAGCTTTTGAAATTATGCTGCCGAATTCCTGGGCAAATAAAGTTGACAGACAAGCCGATAGAGGAGGTGTAATTGGAATTCTTTTTATGGCTTTGGCTTTAGCCATTGTTTCATTTTCTTGTACCGGGCCAATTGTCGGAACGCTTTTAGTTGAATCAGCTTCTAAAGGTGGCATTGCGCCAATCATAGGTATGCTTGGTTTTTCTTCTGCTTTAGCATTGCCGTTTATGCTTTTTGCCATGTTCCCAAGTTGGATGCATTCGTTGCCAAAATCAGGAGGCTGGTTAAATACCGTGAAAGTTTCTTTGGGCTTTTTAGAATTAGCATTAGCATTTAAATTTTTATCCAATGCCGATTTGGTTTTGCAATTACATTTGCTTGAGAGAGAGGTTTTTCTGGCGATATGGATTGCTATTTTCGGAATTTGGGCTTTGTATTTATTAGGAAAAATAACGACACCACATGATAGTCCGATTACCCATATTTCGGTCGGAAGATTATCTTTAGGATTATTGGTTTTAGCGTTTACTATTTATATGATTCCCGGATTATTTGGCGCGCCTTTAAAATTAATCAGCGCATTTCCGCCACCACAAACCTATAGTGAAAGTCCAACCGGTTTTTTTGGAAACAGCACAACTTCTTCTAAAGAAGGATTACCAAATGGCGCAGAAGTTGGACCACACGGATTAACCGTTTTCACGGATTATGAAACGGGTTTAGCTTACGCCAAATCCATCAATAAACCTGTCATGCTTGACTTCACAGGTTATGCATGTGTCAATTGCCGTAAGATGGAAAATAATGTATGGTCGGATGAAAAGGTTTTGAATGTATTGAAAAACGATGTTGTTTTGATTTCGTTATATGTTGACGATAAAAGAGAATTGCCTAAAAGTGAGCAAACGGTTTCAAAAGAAACCGGAAATGAGATTACCACGATCGGCGATAAATGGACGGAATTTATTATTACAAGATATCAAACAAATACGCAACCTTTCTACGTTTTAATCGATTTGAACGAAGAAAAATTGAATCCTCCAATAAGCTACACACCCAATGTGGATGAGTATATCAAATGGCTTAAAGATGGAATATCAAAATTTAAGCAATAA
- the tilS gene encoding tRNA lysidine(34) synthetase TilS, giving the protein MLTKFQNHINQNLPFLKGKKLLLAISGGIDSMVLLHLCHQLKLDVRVAHCNFQLRGDESDEDEKFVKYQCEMIDVLLFVNRFDTKKFAEKQKLSIQVVARNLRYEWFNSLLINNDYDYILTAHHLDDSLETFLINFTRGSGLDGLTGIPQQNGNIVRPLLPFSRNEIETFAKENNVEWREDSSNASDKYLRNKLRHDVIPILKELNPSLLDSFENTVSSLQQAKSLVSDASQMVYKQVVSEEDTIKIDISKLLKFQNHKAYLYQWLSEYGFTDWDAVYDLIEAQSGKQVFSETHILLKDRNHLILFPKQNDSEPIHFWIKKEQKEVKFPLKMAFCSVEDISVQATNTIFVDEDKLQFPLEIRKWQEGDWFYPHGMNGKKKLSKFFKDEKFSLLDKSSTWLLCSENQIVWVIGKRQDERFKVVETTIKILKINYTA; this is encoded by the coding sequence ATGCTCACAAAATTCCAAAATCATATCAACCAGAATCTTCCTTTCCTAAAAGGAAAGAAACTCCTTTTGGCAATAAGCGGAGGCATTGATAGCATGGTTTTGTTGCATTTGTGTCATCAGTTAAAGTTAGATGTTAGGGTTGCTCATTGCAATTTTCAGCTGCGCGGTGATGAAAGTGATGAAGATGAAAAATTTGTAAAATACCAATGTGAAATGATAGATGTTTTATTGTTTGTAAATCGTTTTGATACCAAAAAATTTGCAGAAAAGCAGAAGTTATCGATTCAGGTTGTTGCCCGAAACCTTCGTTACGAATGGTTTAACTCACTTTTGATAAATAATGATTACGATTATATACTGACAGCGCATCATTTGGATGACAGCTTAGAAACGTTTTTAATCAATTTTACCCGTGGTTCCGGATTGGACGGTTTGACCGGAATTCCGCAGCAAAACGGAAATATTGTTCGTCCGTTATTGCCTTTTTCCAGAAATGAAATTGAGACTTTCGCCAAAGAAAACAATGTTGAATGGCGCGAAGACAGCAGCAATGCCTCGGATAAATATTTGCGAAACAAACTGCGTCACGATGTCATTCCGATTTTGAAAGAACTCAATCCAAGTTTGTTAGATTCTTTTGAAAATACGGTTTCCAGTTTGCAACAGGCAAAATCACTTGTCAGTGATGCTTCCCAAATGGTTTACAAACAAGTAGTTTCGGAAGAAGACACCATCAAAATTGATATTTCTAAATTATTGAAATTCCAGAATCACAAAGCCTATTTATACCAATGGTTATCCGAATATGGTTTTACCGATTGGGATGCCGTTTATGATTTAATTGAGGCACAATCAGGGAAACAAGTGTTTTCGGAAACGCATATTCTATTGAAAGACAGAAATCATTTGATTTTATTTCCGAAACAAAATGATAGTGAACCGATTCATTTTTGGATAAAAAAAGAGCAGAAAGAAGTTAAATTTCCCTTAAAAATGGCGTTTTGTAGCGTAGAGGACATTTCGGTTCAGGCAACTAATACTATCTTTGTCGACGAAGATAAACTCCAATTTCCGTTGGAGATCAGAAAATGGCAGGAAGGCGATTGGTTTTATCCTCACGGAATGAATGGGAAAAAGAAGCTCAGTAAGTTTTTTAAAGACGAGAAATTTTCTTTACTGGACAAATCAAGTACCTGGCTTTTATGTTCTGAAAATCAAATTGTTTGGGTTATTGGAAAAAGACAGGACGAGCGATTTAAAGTTGTTGAAACGACAATAAAAATTTTAAAAATAAATTATACAGCCTAA